One genomic segment of Gossypium arboreum isolate Shixiya-1 chromosome 3, ASM2569848v2, whole genome shotgun sequence includes these proteins:
- the LOC108474526 gene encoding UDP-glycosyltransferase 92A1-like isoform X1 gives MGSSNDYIHIVMVPFMAHGHLIPFLALAKQIHHQTGFNIAIANTPLNIQYLRSTLRGNPIPGIHFLELQFNSSDHGLPPNTENTENLSLDLIGKFFASSVYLKTPFYNLLKDIVKKQCKPPVCVIADVFFGWAVDVANSLNTINIAFSTGGAYGTLAYVSLWTNLPHRRTDNEEFNVPGFPDRCKFHVSQLHEFLRKADGTDLWSKFMQPQILSSFKSFGWLCNTVEEIEPFGLDLLRKYIKSPVWSIGPLLPKSWLINSSAPASVRQHAGKEPGTSPEKCVQWLDMHSDDSVLYISFGSQNTISPSQMMELATGLEKAGKPFVWVIRPPLGFDLKAEFKPEWLPEGFEDRMSRNNQGLLVKNWAPQLEILSHRSTGAFLSHCGWNSTMESLSQGVKIIGWPLAAEQAYNSKMLVEEMGVAVELTRGVRSSISSDKVKEVIEMVMGKEGKGRDMKRKAQEIAEHIMAAVKDEGNEKGSSIKALDDFVSTITTARK, from the coding sequence ATGGGTTCATCCAATGATTACATTCACATCGTAATGGTTCCATTCATGGCTCATGGCCATCTCATTCCATTCTTAGCTTTAGCAAAGCAAATCCATCACCAAACTGGCTTCAACATCGCCATTGCTAATACCCCTCTTAACATCCAATACCTCCGTTCAACTCTCCGAGGAAACCCCATTCCCGGTATCCATTTTTTGGAGCTTCAATTCAACAGTTCCGACCATGGGTTACCACCCAACACAGAGAATACGGAGAACTTATCGTTAGATCTCATCGGTAAATTCTTTGCTTCATCGGTTTATTTGAAAACTCCGTTTTATAATTTGTTAAAAGATATTGTTAAAAAACAGTGCAAACCACCTGTTTGTGTTATTGCTGATGTGTTTTTTGGGTGGGCTGTTGATGTTGCGAATAGTTTAAACACTATAAACATTGCGTTTTCAACCGGTGGTGCTTATGGCACTTTAGCTTATGTTTCGTTATGGACTAATCTCCCACATCGTAGAACAGATAATGAAGAGTTTAATGTGCCTGGATTCCCTGATAGATGCAAATTTCATGTTTCTCAACTCCATGAATTTTTGAGAAAAGCTGATGGGACTGATTTATGGTCCAAGTTTATGCAACCACAGATTTTAAGCTCTTTTAAATCCTTTGGGTGGTTGTGTAATACTGTTGAAGAGATCGAACCATTTGGGTTGGATTTATTGAGGAAATACATCAAATCCCCTGTTTGGTCCATTGGTCCTCTTTTGCCTAAATCATGGTTAATCAACTCATCGGCACCGGCATCGGTGAGACAACATGCAGGGAAAGAGCCAGGGACATCACCTGAGAAATGTGTTCAATGGCTTGATATGCATAGTGATGATTCAGTTCTATACATTTCATTTGGTTCACAAAACACTATTAGTCCATCACAAATGATGGAACTAGCAACCGGGTTAGAAAAAGCTGGGAAACCGTTCGTTTGGGTTATCAGGCCACCGCTTGGTTTCGACTTGAAAGCCGAATTCAAACCGGAATGGTTACCGGAAGGTTTTGAAGACCGAATGAGTAGGAATAACCAAGGGCTGTTGGTGAAAAACTGGGCACCCCAACTTGAAATATTGTCGCATAGATCAACTGGGGCATTTTTGAGTCATTGCGGGTGGAATTCAACGATGGAAAGCTTGAGTCAAGGTGTGAAAATCATAGGGTGGCCATTGGCAGCCGAACAAGCTTACAATTCGAAGATGTTGGTGGAGGAAATGGGGGTCGCGGTGGAGTTGACAAGAGGGGTTCGGAGTAGTATTTCGAGCGATAAGGTTAAGGAAGTGATTGAAATGGTGATGGGGAAAGAAGGGAAAGGAAGGGATATGAAGAGAAAAGCTCAAGAAATTGCAGAACATATAATGGCAGCTGTTAAAGATGAAGGAAATGAAAAAGGGTCTTCCATTAAAGCATTGGATGATTTTGTTTCAACCATTACAACAGCAAGGAAATAA
- the LOC108474526 gene encoding UDP-glycosyltransferase 92A1-like isoform X2 — protein sequence MGSSNDYIHIVMVPFMAHGHLIPFLALAKQIHHQTGFNIAIANTPLNIQYLRSTLRGNPIPGIHFLELQFNSSDHGLPPNTENTENLSLDLIDNEEFNVPGFPDRCKFHVSQLHEFLRKADGTDLWSKFMQPQILSSFKSFGWLCNTVEEIEPFGLDLLRKYIKSPVWSIGPLLPKSWLINSSAPASVRQHAGKEPGTSPEKCVQWLDMHSDDSVLYISFGSQNTISPSQMMELATGLEKAGKPFVWVIRPPLGFDLKAEFKPEWLPEGFEDRMSRNNQGLLVKNWAPQLEILSHRSTGAFLSHCGWNSTMESLSQGVKIIGWPLAAEQAYNSKMLVEEMGVAVELTRGVRSSISSDKVKEVIEMVMGKEGKGRDMKRKAQEIAEHIMAAVKDEGNEKGSSIKALDDFVSTITTARK from the exons ATGGGTTCATCCAATGATTACATTCACATCGTAATGGTTCCATTCATGGCTCATGGCCATCTCATTCCATTCTTAGCTTTAGCAAAGCAAATCCATCACCAAACTGGCTTCAACATCGCCATTGCTAATACCCCTCTTAACATCCAATACCTCCGTTCAACTCTCCGAGGAAACCCCATTCCCGGTATCCATTTTTTGGAGCTTCAATTCAACAGTTCCGACCATGGGTTACCACCCAACACAGAGAATACGGAGAACTTATCGTTAGATCTCATCG ATAATGAAGAGTTTAATGTGCCTGGATTCCCTGATAGATGCAAATTTCATGTTTCTCAACTCCATGAATTTTTGAGAAAAGCTGATGGGACTGATTTATGGTCCAAGTTTATGCAACCACAGATTTTAAGCTCTTTTAAATCCTTTGGGTGGTTGTGTAATACTGTTGAAGAGATCGAACCATTTGGGTTGGATTTATTGAGGAAATACATCAAATCCCCTGTTTGGTCCATTGGTCCTCTTTTGCCTAAATCATGGTTAATCAACTCATCGGCACCGGCATCGGTGAGACAACATGCAGGGAAAGAGCCAGGGACATCACCTGAGAAATGTGTTCAATGGCTTGATATGCATAGTGATGATTCAGTTCTATACATTTCATTTGGTTCACAAAACACTATTAGTCCATCACAAATGATGGAACTAGCAACCGGGTTAGAAAAAGCTGGGAAACCGTTCGTTTGGGTTATCAGGCCACCGCTTGGTTTCGACTTGAAAGCCGAATTCAAACCGGAATGGTTACCGGAAGGTTTTGAAGACCGAATGAGTAGGAATAACCAAGGGCTGTTGGTGAAAAACTGGGCACCCCAACTTGAAATATTGTCGCATAGATCAACTGGGGCATTTTTGAGTCATTGCGGGTGGAATTCAACGATGGAAAGCTTGAGTCAAGGTGTGAAAATCATAGGGTGGCCATTGGCAGCCGAACAAGCTTACAATTCGAAGATGTTGGTGGAGGAAATGGGGGTCGCGGTGGAGTTGACAAGAGGGGTTCGGAGTAGTATTTCGAGCGATAAGGTTAAGGAAGTGATTGAAATGGTGATGGGGAAAGAAGGGAAAGGAAGGGATATGAAGAGAAAAGCTCAAGAAATTGCAGAACATATAATGGCAGCTGTTAAAGATGAAGGAAATGAAAAAGGGTCTTCCATTAAAGCATTGGATGATTTTGTTTCAACCATTACAACAGCAAGGAAATAA
- the LOC108475663 gene encoding calmodulin-like protein 7, translating to MDETELKRVFQMFDKNGDGKITKKDLIESLESLGIFIPEGDLIQMIEKYDVNGDNCIDFDEFGELYQSIMSDKDEEEDIKEAFKVFDQNGDGYISIDELGSILVSLGLKQGEKAEDCKRMIMQVDADGDGRVNFSEFKQMMKGGGLSALT from the coding sequence ATGGATGAGACGGAGTTGAAAAGGGTTTTTCAAATGTTCGACAAGAACGGAGATGGAAAGATTACGAAGAAAGACTTGATCGAGTCATTGGAGAGCTTGGGTATCTTTATTCCCGAAGGTGACTTAATCCAAATGATCGAAAAATACGACGTCAATGGCGACAATTGCATCGACTTCGACGAGTTCGGTGAGTTGTATCAATCCATCATGAGTGATAAAGATGAAGAGGAAGATATAAAGGAAGCTTTTAAGGTTTTTGATCAGAATGGAGATGGTTACATTTCCATCGATGAATTGGGGTCCATTTTGGTCTCTCTAGGGCTCAAACAAGGGGAAAAGGCCGAGGATTGCAAGAGGATGATAATGCAAGTGGATGCAGACGGTGATGGTAGGGTTAATTTTAGCGAATTCAAACAAATGATGAAAGGAGGCGGTCTCAGTGCATTAACTTGA